From a single Adhaeribacter swui genomic region:
- the kynU gene encoding kynureninase — MTYENSLAFARTCDHQDPLQSFRDRFYIPQVNGKDAIYLCGNSLGLQPKSVREALENELLDWQNLGVEGHFEGKNPWFRYHELFLEKEARVVGALPEEVIVMNNLTTNLHLMLVSFYRPTPERYRIITESGAFPSDQYALETQVKFHGYNPEEAILELKPRPGECNLRTEDIVAAIRENADSLALILMGGLNYYTGQVFDLAAITQAGHAAGAQIGFDLAHAAGNVLLNLHDWEVDFAVWCTYKYLNSGPGGVGAAFVHEKHANNPDLPRFAGWWGHNQEERFQMKKGFKPMEGAAGWQLSNGAILTMAAHKAALDIFDEAGMPALRAKSEQLTGYLEFLIKELGLPNSKLQIITPTEPAARGCQLSLLVHQNGRALFEKLTAAGVILDWREPNVIRVAPVPLYNSFEDVFCFAEILRKSWVELEQAPTKW, encoded by the coding sequence ATGACTTACGAAAACTCTTTAGCCTTTGCCCGTACTTGCGACCACCAAGATCCGTTACAATCTTTCCGGGATCGGTTTTACATTCCGCAGGTAAACGGAAAAGATGCTATTTATTTATGCGGCAATTCGCTGGGGCTGCAGCCCAAATCGGTACGCGAGGCTTTAGAAAATGAATTACTGGATTGGCAGAACTTAGGGGTAGAAGGCCATTTCGAGGGTAAAAATCCGTGGTTTCGTTACCACGAACTGTTTCTGGAGAAAGAAGCCCGGGTAGTAGGCGCGCTTCCCGAAGAAGTGATCGTGATGAATAATTTAACCACCAATTTACACTTGATGCTGGTTTCGTTTTACCGCCCTACCCCGGAGCGCTATCGCATTATTACCGAAAGCGGCGCCTTCCCCTCGGACCAATACGCCCTGGAAACGCAGGTAAAGTTTCACGGGTACAATCCGGAAGAAGCAATTCTGGAATTAAAACCACGGCCCGGAGAATGTAATTTACGCACCGAAGATATTGTAGCCGCCATTCGGGAAAATGCAGATTCGTTGGCTTTAATTTTAATGGGTGGGCTAAATTATTATACCGGCCAGGTGTTTGATTTGGCCGCAATTACCCAGGCAGGTCACGCCGCCGGCGCCCAGATAGGTTTTGATCTGGCGCACGCCGCCGGTAATGTTTTACTAAACCTGCACGATTGGGAAGTAGACTTTGCCGTTTGGTGCACGTACAAATATTTAAATTCGGGACCGGGCGGTGTAGGTGCGGCCTTTGTACACGAAAAACACGCAAACAACCCAGACCTGCCCCGTTTTGCGGGCTGGTGGGGCCATAACCAGGAAGAACGTTTCCAGATGAAAAAAGGCTTTAAGCCCATGGAGGGAGCCGCCGGCTGGCAATTAAGCAACGGGGCTATTTTAACCATGGCGGCGCATAAAGCCGCTTTAGATATTTTCGACGAAGCAGGAATGCCGGCTTTACGGGCCAAAAGCGAACAATTAACCGGTTATCTGGAATTTTTAATTAAAGAGTTGGGTCTACCCAATAGCAAATTACAAATTATTACGCCTACTGAGCCAGCCGCTCGCGGCTGCCAACTATCGTTGCTGGTGCACCAAAACGGACGGGCTTTGTTTGAGAAACTAACCGCAGCCGGCGTAATTCTGGACTGGCGCGAGCCTAACGTAATAAGAGTAGCCCCGGTGCCCTTGTATAATTCTTTTGAAGACGTGTTTTGCTTTGCCGAGATCCTGCGAAAAAGTTGGGTAGAACTAGAACAAGCGCCTACTAAATGGTAA
- a CDS encoding glycoside hydrolase family 25 protein: MARKSSGVKRPVVKQTSYKKYFLSAALLVLAILGYGLYRHPPGFLIKIWGQQRVKQFSKEEKGYYYGLPGEPVKWPTGEVLRGIDVSRYQTHVKWAQVKKQKIDFVFVKATEGFWGRDRLFHKHWQRTGQAGFIRGAYHFYRPNQPAWLQAVNFLTQVEISTGDLPPVLDVEQAGHATAEELRDRVSTWLRWVEWQYGVKPIIYTNYSFYKYYFEGFFEDYPFWIAHYQIDKLKLTNYSRKQVKFWQHTDRGAVPGIEGRVDCNVFYGTKTALKQLCVN; this comes from the coding sequence GTGGCCAGAAAATCTTCCGGAGTTAAACGACCCGTCGTTAAGCAAACCAGTTATAAAAAGTATTTTTTAAGCGCTGCTTTGCTGGTTTTAGCAATATTAGGTTATGGCTTGTATCGGCACCCGCCTGGTTTTTTAATAAAAATTTGGGGCCAGCAACGCGTAAAGCAATTTAGTAAAGAAGAGAAAGGTTATTATTATGGTTTACCCGGCGAACCAGTAAAATGGCCCACCGGAGAGGTGCTCCGGGGCATTGATGTATCAAGGTACCAAACGCACGTGAAATGGGCGCAAGTAAAAAAACAAAAAATCGATTTTGTGTTTGTAAAAGCTACCGAAGGCTTTTGGGGCCGCGATCGTTTGTTTCATAAACATTGGCAACGAACCGGACAGGCTGGCTTTATCAGAGGCGCTTACCATTTTTATCGACCCAATCAGCCGGCCTGGTTGCAGGCAGTTAATTTTTTAACGCAGGTAGAAATTAGCACCGGCGATTTGCCGCCAGTATTGGATGTAGAGCAAGCCGGTCACGCTACCGCCGAAGAATTACGCGACCGCGTAAGTACCTGGCTGCGGTGGGTAGAATGGCAGTATGGCGTTAAACCCATTATCTACACCAATTACAGTTTTTACAAGTATTATTTCGAAGGTTTTTTTGAAGATTACCCGTTTTGGATAGCACACTACCAGATTGATAAACTAAAGCTTACCAATTATAGCCGCAAACAGGTTAAATTTTGGCAACACACCGACCGAGGCGCCGTGCCCGGCATAGAAGGACGCGTAGATTGTAATGTATTCTACGGTACTAAAACAGCCCTTAAACAACTTTGCGTTAATTAA